Proteins encoded within one genomic window of Bradyrhizobium sp. CB1717:
- a CDS encoding response regulator transcription factor, translating to MDDITNSSKRLDGSLHFPVLVIVEPLLLPRTCILSVLRRELAEFEILDMATVESLDSTSTRDVRLVVLSIADKPIDDPSVEGSLAFVAECCPNAAVAILSNHDDEPTVQAAMQRGVRGFLSTSLPIEIAIAGLRLVLVGGVYRPLPVAGMNRIPDFEAPDARGLARAYLVNEGAGVTIERSVTDLTPREQQVLAELELGLPNKLIAAKLNLSESTVKMHIQHIMRKCAAHNRTEAVLRWRGRLPAQGRDHDPGAGPMQET from the coding sequence ATGGACGACATAACCAACTCCTCAAAGCGGCTCGATGGATCGCTTCACTTTCCGGTTCTGGTAATCGTCGAACCGCTCCTGTTGCCTCGCACATGTATTCTGAGCGTCCTCAGGCGGGAACTGGCGGAATTCGAGATCCTCGACATGGCAACGGTCGAAAGCCTGGACTCCACGTCAACCCGCGATGTTCGTCTGGTGGTGCTGAGTATCGCAGACAAGCCCATCGACGATCCCTCGGTTGAGGGCAGTCTCGCCTTCGTCGCGGAGTGTTGTCCCAACGCCGCCGTTGCAATCCTGTCGAACCATGACGACGAGCCGACCGTGCAGGCCGCGATGCAGCGGGGCGTGCGCGGCTTTCTTTCTACCTCGCTGCCGATCGAGATCGCCATAGCTGGCCTGCGTCTTGTCCTGGTCGGCGGCGTCTACAGGCCGTTGCCCGTCGCCGGGATGAACAGGATACCGGATTTCGAGGCGCCAGATGCACGCGGGCTTGCGCGCGCATATCTTGTGAACGAGGGAGCCGGAGTGACTATCGAAAGGAGCGTGACGGATCTCACGCCTCGTGAGCAACAGGTTCTGGCGGAATTGGAGCTCGGCCTGCCCAACAAGCTGATCGCCGCCAAATTGAACCTCTCGGAAAGCACAGTCAAAATGCACATCCAGCATATCATGCGGAAATGTGCTGCGCACAATCGGACGGAAGCCGTGCTCCGCTGGCGCGGCCGGTTGCCGGCGCAGGGTCGCGACCACGACCCCGGCGCAGGTCCGATGCAGGAGACTTAG
- a CDS encoding HlyD family type I secretion periplasmic adaptor subunit — protein sequence MVTAIDDFEPLEFPWCSTPTPTSPRGRLRAITVAGNLLVLCFMLGLGTWASLAPLESAAIASGVVESESSRKTIQHLEGGIVSKILVSDGDSVRSGQTLVALEDTRASSEVQSLQGQFWDAAARAARLQAEQQRFERIAIPDALEQDSRQSGVAAAAVSAQQFIFQARLQVHESQLAVIRERRRQVEKEIEGLKAQETATGQRVDIVREELDMVATLVNKGLERRPRLLNLQRELADVEGRRGEIAAQISRAAQVISEQQATLFKLESERQNEIAQSLREAQNQIFQLRERLLAARDQLSRTEVKAPEDGVITDLRIHTAGGVIGAGAPLMDLVPRQDRLIVTARLRPEDIDVVHPGLNAEVHLVPYNQRRVPRLKGTVVHVSADRLLDKRTDQPYYATKIRIDDAQIVANDIPIVPGMPVQVFITTGRGTVALYALRPLLDSFRGAFRED from the coding sequence GTGGTAACCGCAATCGACGATTTCGAGCCTCTGGAATTTCCATGGTGCTCGACGCCTACGCCGACCTCGCCACGCGGAAGGCTTCGCGCTATCACCGTCGCGGGCAATCTGCTGGTGCTCTGCTTCATGCTGGGGCTTGGTACATGGGCGAGCCTCGCGCCTCTCGAGAGCGCCGCGATCGCATCCGGCGTCGTGGAATCGGAATCGAGTCGCAAGACGATCCAACATCTGGAAGGTGGTATCGTCAGCAAGATCCTGGTTTCGGATGGCGATAGCGTGCGCAGCGGCCAAACGCTGGTCGCGCTGGAGGATACCCGGGCGAGCTCGGAGGTGCAAAGTCTTCAAGGTCAATTCTGGGATGCAGCTGCTCGTGCCGCACGGCTTCAAGCAGAGCAGCAGAGATTCGAGAGGATCGCAATTCCGGACGCGCTGGAACAGGACAGCAGGCAGAGCGGAGTCGCCGCCGCTGCAGTGTCGGCCCAGCAATTCATTTTCCAGGCACGCCTGCAGGTTCACGAGTCGCAGCTTGCGGTCATTCGCGAACGAAGGCGTCAGGTCGAGAAGGAGATCGAAGGTCTCAAGGCCCAGGAAACCGCCACCGGGCAGCGGGTCGACATCGTTCGGGAGGAGCTGGACATGGTCGCGACCCTCGTCAACAAGGGGCTCGAACGGAGGCCGCGGCTTCTGAACCTGCAGCGGGAGCTGGCCGACGTTGAGGGCCGCCGCGGCGAGATCGCCGCGCAGATTTCCCGCGCCGCGCAAGTCATCAGCGAACAACAGGCCACCTTGTTCAAGCTCGAGAGCGAGAGGCAGAACGAGATCGCACAGTCGCTTCGTGAAGCACAGAACCAGATATTCCAGCTCCGCGAGCGGTTGCTTGCGGCCAGGGACCAGCTATCGCGAACGGAGGTCAAGGCGCCAGAGGACGGCGTGATAACCGATTTGCGGATTCATACAGCCGGTGGCGTCATCGGAGCGGGCGCTCCGCTCATGGACCTGGTGCCCCGGCAAGACCGTCTCATCGTGACCGCGCGCCTGAGGCCCGAGGATATCGATGTGGTTCATCCCGGCCTCAATGCCGAGGTTCACCTCGTACCGTACAATCAGCGTCGCGTGCCTCGCCTGAAGGGAACTGTCGTGCACGTGTCCGCAGACCGGCTCCTCGACAAGCGTACCGACCAGCCATATTACGCGACCAAAATCCGGATCGACGACGCGCAGATCGTCGCAAACGACATCCCGATCGTCCCCGGCATGCCGGTTCAAGTGTTCATCACGACAGGGCGCGGTACCGTGGCTCTCTACGCGCTCAGGCCCCTGCTCGACAGCTTCCGTGGTGCATTCAGAGAGGACTAA
- the yut gene encoding urea transporter: MEKILASWESLCASSGGLRFLDINLRSIGQVMFQDNPLTGILFLAAIAWGSYVAGVPQVAIAGVLAVVVSNLTAHWLRVDTESLHSGLYGFNGILVGLALATFLAPGALLWVYVILGAAVSVVVMLATTNVVKPWGGALTFPFVLTTWLLLLATYGFSGLAGRALPSGSIVTAFQPYQASPLQLIDLAQGMFLSISQVFLKASAIAALLLLAGLAVSSLSAAAFALGGAILAVLTAHLFGAESDLIIGGLLGFSPVLTAIALGTVFYQPSWRVVAYTALATVFTVITQSALNVALTPFAIPALTAPFVLVTWLFLLPRQRLEPASAVTRDAEKPA; encoded by the coding sequence ATGGAAAAGATCTTGGCAAGCTGGGAAAGCCTTTGCGCCTCGTCAGGTGGATTGCGATTCTTGGACATCAATTTGCGCAGCATCGGGCAAGTCATGTTTCAGGACAACCCGCTGACGGGGATTCTCTTTCTGGCCGCAATCGCCTGGGGGTCATACGTAGCTGGTGTGCCCCAAGTAGCAATTGCGGGCGTCCTCGCCGTCGTCGTGTCAAACCTGACGGCGCATTGGCTTCGCGTCGATACCGAGTCGCTCCATTCCGGGCTCTATGGCTTCAACGGCATCCTCGTCGGCCTTGCGCTGGCGACGTTCCTGGCTCCCGGAGCGCTGCTTTGGGTGTATGTGATACTCGGAGCGGCCGTATCCGTCGTCGTGATGCTTGCCACCACCAACGTCGTCAAACCATGGGGTGGCGCACTCACATTTCCGTTCGTGCTCACAACGTGGCTTCTCTTGTTGGCCACGTATGGATTTTCCGGCCTCGCGGGAAGAGCACTGCCGTCCGGCAGCATAGTCACCGCGTTCCAGCCCTACCAAGCCAGCCCGCTCCAGTTGATTGATCTTGCCCAGGGAATGTTCCTGAGCATTTCGCAAGTCTTTCTAAAAGCCAGTGCCATCGCAGCGCTGCTCCTGCTTGCGGGGCTCGCCGTGAGCTCGCTCTCAGCTGCTGCCTTCGCTCTCGGAGGCGCGATATTGGCTGTACTGACGGCTCATCTTTTCGGCGCCGAGAGCGACCTGATCATCGGCGGTCTCCTTGGATTCAGCCCGGTCCTGACAGCGATCGCACTTGGTACCGTCTTCTATCAGCCGAGTTGGCGCGTCGTGGCCTACACGGCCCTCGCCACGGTGTTCACGGTGATCACCCAGTCAGCCTTGAACGTTGCGCTGACCCCGTTCGCCATTCCGGCGCTGACGGCCCCTTTCGTCCTTGTGACGTGGCTGTTCCTGCTGCCGCGGCAACGCCTGGAGCCGGCATCTGCCGTTACGCGCGATGCCGAAAAGCCTGCTTGA
- a CDS encoding urease accessory protein UreF, whose amino-acid sequence MTIESDCAEASNSAAFLSRMLQFGDSMFPIGAFSFSSGLESAVQEGVVTDVATLRAFAHTAIEQAARGDCIALIAAHRAATADDVDTLVRIDAQVYARKLSDEARVMSVRMGKKFTEMGVKVVGVPLLRRWRECIESSVTPGCYPTALAICFAVQRLPASQAFVVHQYGVATTILGAALRLMRVSHVDTQKILYELTGQAAEMYATAAAARLADMAGFAPLTEILAAVHARAHVRLFMN is encoded by the coding sequence GTGACCATCGAGAGTGACTGCGCCGAAGCGTCGAACAGCGCCGCATTCCTTTCGCGGATGCTGCAGTTTGGTGACTCGATGTTCCCCATTGGCGCATTCTCGTTTTCTTCCGGCCTGGAATCCGCGGTTCAGGAGGGCGTCGTCACCGACGTGGCCACACTTCGCGCGTTCGCGCATACCGCCATCGAGCAGGCGGCGCGTGGCGACTGCATCGCCCTGATCGCTGCGCATCGCGCGGCAACTGCCGACGACGTCGACACCCTCGTCCGAATCGATGCGCAGGTCTACGCGCGCAAGCTGTCCGATGAGGCGCGGGTCATGTCGGTTCGCATGGGTAAGAAGTTCACAGAAATGGGCGTGAAAGTGGTGGGCGTGCCGCTGCTTCGCAGGTGGCGCGAATGCATTGAATCGTCCGTAACTCCAGGTTGCTACCCCACGGCGCTGGCGATCTGCTTTGCCGTACAGAGGCTGCCTGCCAGCCAGGCGTTTGTCGTGCACCAGTATGGCGTCGCGACGACGATCCTCGGCGCCGCCTTGCGGCTGATGAGGGTCAGCCACGTGGACACGCAGAAGATTCTCTACGAGCTCACTGGACAGGCAGCAGAGATGTACGCGACCGCGGCAGCGGCGCGGCTTGCCGACATGGCAGGCTTTGCTCCGTTGACGGAAATTCTGGCCGCTGTCCACGCCCGAGCGCATGTTCGCCTGTTCATGAACTGA
- a CDS encoding ATP-binding cassette domain-containing protein, giving the protein MLMPPIRLPILPQIRTPLHTALRSCVGPLGLVFAYSCSYNLLLFAPSIYLLQIYDRVLSSRSGDTLLLLTLIVAITVVVGGVFDALRRAVLGRLGAWLDDRLRPCVLSAGLESAFRSDWTQASGAYRDLTVLRQFVESGSCTMLFDALWAPLFLLVLVLIHPLLGVVGACCVAFLFALTVAGELVTEDALLRSSAALSRSYGRLQTAASNIHMIRAMGMFDSAARMIHRDSQHARREHDVALRRGEIVSLAAKPVRALSQVLIMGAAAWLVLDHGKSPAIIFASTLMFSRALAPVESAVAGWKSLVTAVSACQRLGALLAAFPVARQESAGVFPPQARSGLVVDNVGVWLAGTDHLLLNGVSFSLMPGECLGIIGPSGSGKSLLGQVIAGLSMPTHGRVLLDNTDVSLLREGRNGDGLGYLPQDINLIGDTINDIIARLEDADRRKVVEAAKLAGIHGAIMRLPQGYDTVVHSETIFSRGYRQRLGLARAFFGSPRLIVLDEPNASLDYGGERMLLDAIERMKLAGVILVVVTHRMGLLAATDKIAIMEDGAVAAFGDSEDIFERHLSRPQVTSQVAP; this is encoded by the coding sequence ATGCTGATGCCGCCCATTCGGTTGCCCATCCTGCCGCAGATCCGGACGCCACTGCACACAGCCCTCCGGTCCTGCGTGGGACCGCTAGGTCTCGTATTCGCATATAGCTGCAGTTACAATCTGCTACTGTTTGCACCCTCCATCTATCTTCTTCAGATCTACGACCGGGTGTTGTCGAGCCGGAGCGGCGACACGTTGCTCCTGCTCACGCTCATAGTCGCGATCACAGTGGTCGTCGGCGGCGTGTTCGATGCATTGCGGCGCGCCGTCCTTGGACGCCTCGGCGCCTGGCTCGACGATCGCCTTCGTCCCTGCGTGCTTTCGGCCGGCCTCGAATCGGCGTTTCGCAGCGATTGGACGCAAGCGTCGGGCGCATATCGGGACCTCACCGTGCTGCGCCAGTTCGTCGAGTCCGGCTCATGTACGATGCTGTTCGACGCGCTCTGGGCGCCCTTGTTCCTCCTTGTCCTCGTTCTGATCCATCCCCTGCTTGGCGTGGTGGGCGCCTGTTGCGTCGCCTTCCTGTTCGCACTCACGGTCGCCGGAGAGCTGGTCACGGAAGACGCTTTGCTCAGGTCCAGCGCCGCGCTCTCCAGAAGCTACGGTCGCCTTCAGACTGCCGCGAGCAACATCCACATGATCCGCGCCATGGGAATGTTCGATAGCGCTGCGCGCATGATCCACCGTGACTCGCAGCACGCGCGCAGAGAGCACGACGTGGCGCTCCGGCGAGGCGAGATCGTCTCACTGGCCGCCAAGCCGGTTCGCGCGCTGTCGCAGGTCTTGATCATGGGGGCTGCCGCGTGGCTCGTCCTCGATCACGGAAAAAGTCCGGCAATCATCTTTGCTTCTACGCTGATGTTCAGCCGGGCGCTCGCGCCGGTCGAAAGTGCGGTCGCAGGCTGGAAATCACTCGTGACGGCCGTGAGCGCCTGTCAGCGGCTCGGCGCACTTCTCGCCGCATTCCCGGTCGCCCGGCAGGAGAGCGCGGGCGTTTTCCCGCCGCAGGCGCGAAGCGGCCTCGTCGTCGACAATGTGGGCGTGTGGCTTGCGGGGACCGACCATCTTCTGCTGAACGGCGTCTCCTTCAGCCTCATGCCCGGAGAATGCCTTGGCATTATCGGTCCGTCCGGGTCAGGCAAGTCCTTGCTCGGCCAGGTGATCGCCGGGCTCTCGATGCCGACGCATGGCCGTGTCCTCCTCGACAATACCGACGTCTCGCTGCTTCGCGAGGGCCGAAACGGCGACGGCCTCGGATATCTCCCTCAGGACATCAATCTGATCGGCGACACCATCAACGACATCATCGCACGCCTTGAAGATGCGGACCGGCGGAAGGTCGTCGAAGCGGCCAAGCTCGCCGGAATCCATGGGGCGATCATGCGCCTGCCGCAGGGTTACGACACGGTGGTTCACAGTGAAACAATCTTCTCACGCGGGTATCGGCAGCGCCTCGGTCTTGCCCGCGCATTTTTCGGCAGTCCACGCCTCATCGTTCTCGACGAACCCAACGCCAGCCTCGACTACGGGGGCGAGCGAATGCTCCTGGATGCCATCGAGCGCATGAAGCTCGCGGGCGTCATCCTCGTCGTCGTCACTCACAGGATGGGTCTCCTCGCCGCCACGGACAAGATTGCCATCATGGAAGACGGTGCGGTCGCCGCGTTCGGCGACAGCGAGGACATCTTTGAACGGCACCTGAGCCGACCCCAGGTTACTTCGCAGGTTGCGCCATGA
- the ureG gene encoding urease accessory protein UreG, with the protein MSNSITRIGIGGPVGSGKTAIVEAITPRLLDLGIKVLIITNDVVTTEDAKHVQRTLKGVLLQERIIGVETGACPHTAVREDPSMNLAAVEDMERRFPDSDVVLIESGGDNLTLTFSPALVDYFIYVIDVAAGDKIPRKNGPGITHSDILVINKTDLAPHVGASLDVMRRDSQMMRGLKPFLFTNCKTGEGIPELVARIEREFLFDIKPRSRRTA; encoded by the coding sequence ATGTCGAACAGTATCACGCGCATAGGCATCGGCGGCCCGGTCGGGTCGGGCAAGACCGCAATCGTGGAAGCCATTACACCGCGTTTGCTCGATCTCGGCATCAAGGTACTCATCATTACGAACGACGTGGTCACGACCGAAGACGCCAAGCATGTCCAGCGGACCCTCAAGGGCGTTCTGCTCCAGGAGCGCATCATCGGAGTGGAGACGGGTGCCTGCCCTCATACGGCGGTGCGCGAAGACCCAAGCATGAACCTCGCCGCCGTCGAGGATATGGAGCGGCGCTTTCCGGATAGCGATGTCGTGCTGATCGAAAGTGGAGGCGACAATCTGACGCTGACGTTCTCGCCGGCGCTGGTGGACTATTTCATCTATGTCATTGACGTCGCCGCCGGCGACAAGATCCCCCGCAAGAACGGACCCGGGATCACCCATTCCGACATCCTGGTCATCAATAAGACCGATCTTGCGCCTCACGTCGGCGCCAGCCTTGACGTGATGAGGCGGGATTCGCAGATGATGCGCGGCCTCAAGCCGTTCCTGTTCACGAACTGCAAGACGGGGGAGGGGATTCCGGAACTGGTCGCGCGGATCGAGCGGGAATTCCTGTTCGACATCAAGCCACGGTCACGGCGGACAGCATGA
- a CDS encoding DUF736 family protein: protein MFDALLTKRSDAKARIVPSDPASTSDKTPDLRVIASCVEIGAALRRTSKDNRARGNRRRESVR, encoded by the coding sequence TTGTTTGATGCGCTTTTGACTAAGCGCTCCGATGCCAAAGCGCGCATCGTCCCCAGCGATCCCGCCTCCACCAGCGATAAGACGCCAGACCTGCGTGTGATCGCCTCTTGCGTCGAGATCGGTGCCGCCTTGCGCCGAACTTCGAAGGACAACCGCGCCCGCGGCAACCGGAGAAGGGAATCTGTGCGCTGA
- the ureE gene encoding urease accessory protein UreE (involved in the assembly of the urease metallocenter; possible nickel donor), whose amino-acid sequence MILIETVLGNIGDPAWTGRLAAADIDLIEIDQWEAQKSRFRKTTTKGAEVAVSIDRGTHIRDGDVLLWDAQALSALVARIELRDVMIVHLHDLTSLSPEVAMRTCVELGHAMGNQHWPALVKDNLVYVPLTVDRKVMASVMNTHRFDGIRYEFVPGREVVPYLAPHESRRLFGGAEGPVHSHAHDSYAGVEAETGHVHGHPPTHVHAHPGAAVQGQTSPATTGSARDHRE is encoded by the coding sequence GTGATCCTGATCGAGACCGTTCTGGGCAATATCGGTGATCCGGCATGGACCGGGCGTTTGGCCGCTGCCGACATAGACCTGATCGAGATCGACCAGTGGGAGGCGCAAAAGAGCCGCTTCCGCAAGACGACCACAAAAGGCGCTGAGGTCGCAGTCTCCATCGATCGTGGCACGCATATCCGCGATGGCGACGTTCTGCTGTGGGATGCCCAGGCGCTCTCGGCACTCGTCGCGCGAATCGAGCTGCGCGACGTAATGATCGTGCATCTGCACGATCTGACGAGTCTCTCGCCCGAAGTGGCAATGCGCACATGTGTTGAATTGGGCCACGCGATGGGCAATCAACACTGGCCGGCGCTGGTCAAGGACAACCTCGTTTACGTCCCGCTGACCGTCGATCGCAAGGTCATGGCGTCCGTCATGAATACGCATCGTTTTGACGGCATTCGCTACGAGTTCGTGCCTGGCCGAGAGGTCGTTCCCTACCTCGCTCCGCATGAATCACGTCGGCTTTTCGGCGGCGCGGAAGGACCGGTGCATTCACACGCGCATGACAGCTACGCCGGTGTCGAGGCCGAGACGGGACACGTGCATGGGCATCCGCCGACGCACGTCCACGCCCATCCGGGAGCCGCCGTTCAGGGGCAAACATCGCCGGCAACGACCGGTTCTGCACGTGACCATCGAGAGTGA
- a CDS encoding urease accessory protein UreD — protein MRSRTVGKTGFLRLGFERRSGHTILANLERRSPYMVQRALHCDEGMPGLAFVFLITTTGCVLQGDRLALDVTLGPRAQAHVTSQSATKIHAMDANYAAQSQTITLADDAYLEFLPDPVIPHRHSRFLSDTQISVAPSATLLLSEIIQPGRKHHHPDECFGATVLSIATSAVRPDGRALFTEKLVIEPRRYGMRQTGVMDSFDVFANVILCAPKDTAERIHERAGAGVNLADGLAFGACHLPNDAGLIYKVLGRETTQVKAKVREFWGVVREEVIGAALPPPYLWR, from the coding sequence ATGAGGAGCCGTACCGTCGGAAAGACGGGCTTCCTACGTCTGGGCTTCGAGCGCCGCTCCGGCCACACGATCTTGGCGAACCTGGAGCGCCGCTCGCCCTACATGGTTCAGCGTGCGCTCCATTGCGACGAAGGAATGCCGGGGCTCGCCTTCGTGTTCCTCATCACGACCACGGGCTGCGTGCTCCAGGGGGACAGGCTTGCTCTCGACGTCACCTTGGGTCCACGCGCACAGGCGCACGTCACCTCGCAATCGGCGACCAAGATTCACGCGATGGACGCCAACTATGCGGCGCAGAGCCAGACCATTACGCTTGCGGATGACGCCTATCTGGAGTTTCTTCCCGACCCCGTGATCCCGCATCGGCATTCGCGGTTTCTCAGCGACACACAGATCTCCGTTGCTCCGTCGGCCACACTCCTCCTTTCGGAGATCATTCAGCCGGGCCGCAAGCACCATCATCCCGACGAGTGCTTCGGAGCAACGGTATTGTCGATAGCGACGTCCGCGGTGCGTCCCGATGGTCGTGCGTTGTTCACGGAGAAGCTGGTGATCGAGCCGCGGCGATACGGGATGCGGCAGACCGGCGTGATGGACTCCTTTGACGTGTTCGCCAACGTGATCCTGTGCGCACCCAAAGACACGGCCGAACGCATCCACGAGCGGGCGGGGGCCGGTGTGAACCTTGCGGATGGCCTGGCGTTCGGCGCTTGTCATCTGCCGAATGATGCCGGCCTGATCTACAAGGTGCTGGGCCGCGAAACCACGCAGGTGAAGGCCAAGGTACGCGAGTTCTGGGGAGTGGTACGTGAAGAGGTCATCGGCGCCGCACTACCTCCGCCCTATCTGTGGCGTTAG
- a CDS encoding GntP family permease, protein MGLFGVLLGLALLMWLAYRGVSVLLVSPIAALIAASFSGEPLLAHWTQTFMSGAARFVAQWFPMFMLGGLFGKLMGDSGSISSIAQYLTNKLGTSRTILAVVIASAIVTYGGVSVFVAFFVLVPMAHEMFRAADIPRRLLPATVGLGAFTFTMSVMPGTPSVNNAIPMPYFGTTTFAAPGLSIIASAIIFAFGMWWLGRAEAAARKAGEGYGGEAETAPVVSEMVREQAAPAGDFDPAELPHGKRAESGPSFALAVLPLVVVIVTNFLMSLVVFPRLDFSFLSKDQWGGTTIGAVSGVWSVVVALAAANVTVLLINLRRLPSLRESLDAGANSAALPMLMIASLVGFGAVVAALPAFATVRDAVFSVSGGPLVALTVSMNVLAGLTGTASGGMAIVLNAFGDDFVRLAAEHHIDHELMHRITTMSAGTLDALPHNGTVLLLLQISGLTHRESYLDMVMTVIVSCIIALVAVLILGSVFGSF, encoded by the coding sequence ATGGGACTCTTTGGGGTACTGCTCGGCTTAGCCCTCCTCATGTGGCTCGCGTATCGGGGCGTCAGTGTTCTGCTGGTTTCTCCCATCGCAGCCCTCATCGCGGCCAGTTTCTCAGGCGAACCGCTGCTCGCCCACTGGACGCAGACGTTCATGAGCGGCGCAGCGCGGTTCGTAGCTCAATGGTTCCCCATGTTTATGCTGGGCGGGCTGTTCGGAAAGCTTATGGGCGACAGCGGTTCGATCAGTTCCATCGCGCAATATTTGACCAACAAGCTGGGAACCAGCCGCACGATACTCGCGGTGGTGATCGCCTCGGCCATTGTGACCTACGGCGGCGTGAGTGTGTTCGTGGCATTTTTCGTGCTTGTGCCCATGGCTCATGAGATGTTCCGGGCCGCGGATATCCCGCGCCGGTTGTTGCCGGCAACCGTCGGCCTCGGTGCATTCACGTTCACCATGTCGGTGATGCCGGGCACGCCTTCGGTCAACAACGCCATTCCGATGCCGTACTTCGGCACCACCACCTTCGCGGCCCCCGGACTGAGTATCATCGCGTCGGCCATCATCTTCGCCTTTGGCATGTGGTGGCTTGGCCGCGCTGAGGCGGCCGCGCGCAAGGCTGGCGAAGGCTACGGCGGCGAGGCGGAAACTGCTCCTGTCGTTAGCGAGATGGTTCGCGAGCAGGCGGCGCCGGCGGGCGACTTCGACCCGGCCGAGTTGCCGCATGGCAAGCGGGCCGAGAGCGGACCGAGCTTCGCCCTAGCCGTGCTGCCCCTCGTCGTCGTTATCGTCACGAATTTCCTAATGTCGCTTGTCGTATTCCCGCGGCTCGATTTTTCGTTCCTGTCCAAGGACCAGTGGGGCGGGACTACAATCGGGGCCGTGTCTGGTGTCTGGTCCGTTGTCGTGGCTCTCGCGGCAGCAAACGTGACCGTTCTCCTCATCAACTTGCGACGCTTGCCATCCCTCCGCGAAAGTCTCGACGCTGGCGCAAATTCTGCGGCCTTACCGATGCTGATGATCGCTAGTCTTGTCGGCTTCGGCGCAGTGGTTGCCGCGTTGCCGGCATTTGCGACGGTTCGCGATGCGGTATTCTCGGTTTCTGGAGGACCGCTGGTCGCATTGACCGTTTCGATGAATGTGCTGGCCGGGCTGACTGGTACTGCTTCCGGCGGCATGGCAATTGTCCTCAATGCGTTTGGCGACGACTTCGTGCGTCTTGCCGCTGAGCATCACATCGATCACGAATTGATGCATCGTATAACGACGATGAGCGCGGGTACCCTGGACGCGCTTCCGCACAACGGTACGGTATTGCTGCTATTGCAAATCAGTGGCCTGACTCACCGCGAAAGCTATCTCGACATGGTGATGACGGTGATCGTCAGCTGCATTATCGCGCTTGTGGCTGTCTTGATACTAGGCTCGGTTTTTGGATCGTTTTGA
- a CDS encoding class I SAM-dependent methyltransferase yields the protein MAQHNADRVADWNGQSGERWIAHQARLDARLAVFGQAAIEAAAPAAGERVLDVGCGAGASSLALAARVGAGGQVLGVDISEPLIARARALAPGDTPALFRVADASSAELPEGAFDILFSRFGVMFFDDPTGAFAHMRRALKPGGRVAFVCWRGAAENDWVRLPMGAIKGIVPPTAPPDPEAPGPFSFGDRERVARILTAAGFTDIAIAPFDASVPFGEGATRDAAIDDAVKMTFEVGPLSRALADQPEDIRARASAAVRAAFAGRAGERSVMINGATWIVTARNPAS from the coding sequence ATGGCACAGCACAATGCCGATCGGGTCGCCGACTGGAATGGCCAAAGCGGGGAGCGCTGGATCGCCCACCAGGCCCGGCTCGACGCCAGGCTGGCGGTGTTCGGCCAGGCCGCGATCGAAGCCGCCGCGCCCGCGGCGGGCGAGCGCGTGCTGGACGTCGGCTGCGGCGCGGGCGCGTCGAGTCTGGCACTGGCCGCGCGCGTCGGCGCGGGGGGCCAAGTGCTGGGCGTGGACATATCCGAACCGCTGATCGCCCGGGCGCGCGCGCTTGCGCCAGGGGATACGCCGGCCCTGTTCCGCGTGGCCGACGCCAGCAGCGCCGAGCTGCCCGAGGGGGCGTTCGACATCCTGTTCTCGCGTTTCGGGGTGATGTTCTTCGACGATCCGACAGGGGCGTTCGCCCATATGCGCCGCGCGCTCAAGCCGGGCGGGCGGGTCGCTTTCGTCTGCTGGCGTGGCGCGGCCGAGAACGATTGGGTGCGCCTGCCGATGGGCGCGATCAAGGGCATCGTCCCGCCGACGGCGCCGCCCGATCCCGAAGCGCCCGGCCCATTCTCGTTCGGCGATCGGGAGCGGGTGGCTCGCATCCTGACGGCGGCCGGCTTCACCGATATCGCTATCGCGCCCTTCGATGCTTCCGTCCCGTTTGGCGAGGGCGCGACGCGGGACGCGGCGATCGACGACGCGGTGAAGATGACGTTCGAGGTCGGCCCGCTGTCGCGCGCGCTCGCTGATCAGCCAGAGGACATCCGCGCCCGCGCCTCGGCCGCGGTTCGTGCCGCCTTCGCGGGCCGCGCCGGCGAGCGGTCGGTGATGATCAACGGCGCGACGTGGATCGTCACGGCGCGCAATCCCGCAAGCTGA